The genome window ACGAAACTGAATGATTTGCTGAAAAGTGGACTGCCTCCCGGTCAGTGCCTTGTGATCAATGCCGAAAAGATCTTTCGTAATTCCCCCCTCTATAAATGGATGAAAAAAGACGGGGTAATCTTTGAATTTGATGTACCGGACAGTGATTACAGGCGGGAACGTCCGGCTCTGCAAAAAGCGGGCGAGTTAATGAAAGAGGCAGGATTAAGGCCGAAGAATGCAAAAATTATGGCCATGTTTGTGCAGCGATCGGGATTTGAAACGCGCCAGATGGTGCAGGAAGTGGAAAAATTATCTCTGTATTTGGGTGAAAACGGGATCGTTGATGAAGCCGCCATTGATCTGATGGTGTCGCCCTCCAAAGAATCGGCACTCTGGGACATCGTAGACGCAGTGACATCACGCGATTTAACACGGGTGCAACAACTTTTGAAACAGCTGTTTTTTCAGAAATCCAGCCCTGTGGCGATGCTCATCATGCTGGAAAATCAGTTCAATAAATTAATTTCTGTGTCGTCTTGCGTGCAGCATCGCTGGTTACGCTTTGAGCTGGGCCGAGGTGATTTTGTCTCTGCCAAATGGGAGCTAACTCCCGAAGCAGAAGCCTGTTTAGATCAGATGGGCGCGGCGGATCCGCGAAAAATAAGCCATTTTATTTTGGGGCGAATGAGCACAGCATGCAGCCAGTTTCATTTGCGAGAACTTGTTTGGTGCCGAGAACGATTATTGCGCACCCATCGTCGTATGTTTCTCACGGGCGGTATTCCTCACGAGGATCAGCTGGAAGACTGTCTGGTGGAAATAATCGGTCGCACCCATTATATGAAAGTGAAATAGCATTGACCTTGACCGCTGGAAAGTGGACAACATACGCCGGATTTTGCTGGACGATTTGAATAACATAAAAACAGGACGCAGCCATGAGCACCGCCGAAGGTGAAACTAAAAATTTACATTTTATTCGCGAAATGATCGAAGAAGATATGCGTACAAACAAGTACGATGGAAAGGTTGTCACCCGTTTCCCCCCGGAACCTAACGGGTACCTGCATATCGGTCACGCAAAAGCCATTTGTCTGGATTTCGGCATGGCCAAAGAATACGGGGGCCGCTGTCATTTACGGTTTGACGATACCAATCCCAGCACGGAAGAAACCGAATATGTCGATTCCATTCAGGCCGATGTACGTTGGCTCGGGTTCGACTGGGGTGAGGATCTGTATTACGCGTCATCCTATTTTGATCAGATGTATGCCTTTGCTGAAGAGTTGATTAACAAGGACTTGGCGTACGTCTGTACCCTGTCGCCGGACGAATTTAAAGCGTATCGCGGAATTCCCACAGAACCGGGCAAAGCCAGCCCCGGACGTAGTCGCTCCATTGAAGAAAATCTAGACTTATTCCGCCGTATGCGTGCTGGGGAATTTCCCGACGGGGCCTATGTTTTGCGTGCCAAAATTGACATGGCATCACCGAATTTGCACATGCGTGACCCTGCATTATATCGTATCAAACATTGCGCTCATCATCGCACAGGCGATGCCTGGTGCATTTATCCCATGTACGACTTTGCCCATTGCCTGGAAGATGCGATCGAAGGCATAACCCATTCTTTGTGTACGCTTGAATTTGAAGTGCACCGTCCGTTGTACGACTGGATCATTAATAATGTCTCAGTGGCAGGGAAGCCCGAACAAACGGAATTTGCCCGTTTGAATTTGAGCTATACCATTATGAGTAAGCGAAAATTACAGCAGCTGGTGCGCGAAAAGTTGGTGAATGGATGGGATGATCCGCGTATGCCCACCTTGGCCGGACTGCGCCGCCGGGGATATACCCCGGAAGCCATTCGCACGTTCTGTGAAACCATTGGCGTAACCAAGTTCAACAGTTTGACCGATATGGCCCTTCTGGAACATTGTCTGCGTGATGATTTAAATAAACGTGCGTATCGCGTCATGGGCGTGATGGATCCCGTCAAACTGGTCATCGATAATTTTCCCGAAGGTGAAACCGAATGGTTTGATGCCGTCAACAATCCGGAAGATGCGTCGGCTGGAATGCGCAAGGTTCCCTTTACTAAAGATCTATACATTGAACGCCATGATTTTATGGAAAACCCACCCAAAAAGTTCTTCCGTTTGTCTCCGGGGAACGAGGTGCGTCTTCGTTATGCCTGCATTGTCCGCTGTGAAAGTGTGGTGAAAAACGATGACGGGGAGATCGTCGAAATCCATTGTACCTGGGATCCCGAATCACATGGCGGAACCGCGCCGGACGGACGTAAAGTGCGCGGTACCATTCATTGGGTGTCCGCAGTACACTTCGTGCCAGCGGAAATTCGCCTCTATGATCGATTGTTTGATAAAGAAAACCCTGCCGATGAAAAGGATGGTTCACCCTTCACAGACCA of Spartobacteria bacterium contains these proteins:
- a CDS encoding glutamine--tRNA ligase/YqeY domain fusion protein — protein: MSTAEGETKNLHFIREMIEEDMRTNKYDGKVVTRFPPEPNGYLHIGHAKAICLDFGMAKEYGGRCHLRFDDTNPSTEETEYVDSIQADVRWLGFDWGEDLYYASSYFDQMYAFAEELINKDLAYVCTLSPDEFKAYRGIPTEPGKASPGRSRSIEENLDLFRRMRAGEFPDGAYVLRAKIDMASPNLHMRDPALYRIKHCAHHRTGDAWCIYPMYDFAHCLEDAIEGITHSLCTLEFEVHRPLYDWIINNVSVAGKPEQTEFARLNLSYTIMSKRKLQQLVREKLVNGWDDPRMPTLAGLRRRGYTPEAIRTFCETIGVTKFNSLTDMALLEHCLRDDLNKRAYRVMGVMDPVKLVIDNFPEGETEWFDAVNNPEDASAGMRKVPFTKDLYIERHDFMENPPKKFFRLSPGNEVRLRYACIVRCESVVKNDDGEIVEIHCTWDPESHGGTAPDGRKVRGTIHWVSAVHFVPAEIRLYDRLFDKENPADEKDGSPFTDHLNLESLKCVAALMEPSIKGAAPLTHYQFERIGYFNVDLDSTSEAPVFNRTVTLRDSWGRKTGQ